DNA from Candidatus Micrarchaeia archaeon:
AACAATATATTAGAAAAGGAGATACGGCGTATTATTTTGGAGATTACGATAATGCAATAGATGATTATACTAAAGCAATAGAATTAAACCCAAATCATGCAGTCGCATATAACAACAGAGGAGTTGCAAAAGATGGGTTGGGAGATTATCAAGGCGCAATAAAAGATTATACTAAAGCAATAGAATTAGATCCAAATCATGCAGTCGCATATTATAACAATAGAGAAAATTCAAAATTCAAATTAGGACAATATGAAGAAGCAATAAAAGATTATAATAAAGCAATAGAATTAGATCCAATAGATGGGGATACATATAATAACAGAGGATTTGCTAAATTCAAATTAGGAGATTATGAAGGCGCAATAGAAGATCATACTAAAGCAATGGAATTAGATCCAACTAATAATCTATTCCCTATTTTACTTGAGAGGGTCAAAAAAATTATACCTAGAACTAAGGATTAAATGTTAAATTTTGTTTTTAACATCTTTTTTTAATCCTTATTTTCAATTTTTATTTTTTATTGCTGACTGCGCTGCTGCTAAACGCGCAATAGGAACTCTATAAGGCGAACAGCTTACATAAGTTAATCCTGTTTTATGACAGAAATCAATTGATTCTGGTTCTCCACCTTGTTCACCGCATATACCTATTTTTATATTTGGTCTTGTTTGTCTTCCTAAATCGCAGGTCATTTTAATCAATTTTCCAACCCCTTTTTGATCAATAGTTTCAAAAGGGTCTTTTTCTAAAATTCCTTTTTCTTTATAATCTTTAATAAATTTGCCTGCATCATCTCTTGAATATCCAAAAGTCATTTGAGTTAAATCATTTGTACCAAAAGAAAAGAATTCTGCTGTTTTAGCTATTTCATCAGCAGTTAAAGCAGCCCTGGGAATTTCAATCATTGTTCCTATTTTATATTTTAATTCTTGTTTGCTTTCTAAAATCATTTTATCTGCTGTTTCTTTTATTATTTTTGCTAAATATTCTAATTCCTCTGTTTTTCCAATTAAAGGAACCATAATTTCTGGTTTTGCA
Protein-coding regions in this window:
- a CDS encoding tetratricopeptide repeat protein; translated protein: QYIRKGDTAYYFGDYDNAIDDYTKAIELNPNHAVAYNNRGVAKDGLGDYQGAIKDYTKAIELDPNHAVAYYNNRENSKFKLGQYEEAIKDYNKAIELDPIDGDTYNNRGFAKFKLGDYEGAIEDHTKAMELDPTNNLFPILLERVKKIIPRTKD